Proteins encoded by one window of Prevotella nigrescens:
- a CDS encoding adenine phosphoribosyltransferase — translation MNKKILLDNLRCIPDWPIKGVNFRDVTTLFKSPEALKEITDEMYELYKDKGITKIVGIESRGFVMSSALALRLGAGIVLCRKPGKLPCETVQESYAKEYGIDTIEIHKDAINENDVVLLHDDLLATGGTMRAACNLVKKFKPKKIYCNFIIELKSEFPNSRSTFDKDIGISSLLQF, via the coding sequence ATGAATAAGAAAATACTACTCGACAACCTACGGTGCATACCCGATTGGCCCATTAAAGGTGTGAACTTTCGCGACGTTACCACCTTATTTAAATCGCCCGAAGCTCTTAAAGAGATAACGGACGAAATGTATGAACTATACAAAGACAAAGGAATAACTAAGATTGTAGGAATCGAAAGTCGTGGTTTCGTAATGTCGTCTGCACTTGCTCTGCGCCTTGGAGCAGGCATCGTGCTCTGTCGTAAGCCCGGAAAGCTGCCTTGCGAGACTGTGCAAGAGAGTTACGCAAAGGAATATGGCATCGACACAATAGAGATTCATAAAGATGCAATCAACGAAAACGACGTTGTCCTGCTGCACGACGACTTGCTTGCTACAGGCGGAACGATGCGTGCTGCATGCAATCTTGTAAAGAAATTCAAGCCTAAAAAGATCTATTGTAACTTTATTATAGAACTCAAAAGCGAATTTCCCAATAGCCGTAGCACATTCGACAAAGATATAGGAATTTCCTCTTTACTGCAATTCTAA
- a CDS encoding succinate dehydrogenase/fumarate reductase cytochrome b subunit gives MWLINSSIGRKVVMSVTGIALILFLTFHMSMNIVALFSEKAYNMICAFLGANWYAVVATIALGALTVAHIVYAFILTAQNRSARGNERYAVNGSSPKVEWASKNMLVLGIIILLGLLLHLFNFWYNMMFAEIVGFEAKYGPTDGYAYIVETFKNPVFVVLYIVWLCAIWFHLSHGFWSSMQTLGVNGKIWFKRWKMIGLVYTTLLMLGFLIVVLAFTFSCAPSLHSACCLIQ, from the coding sequence ATGTGGTTAATCAATTCTTCTATTGGTAGAAAAGTTGTGATGTCCGTAACTGGTATTGCACTTATTCTATTCCTGACATTCCACATGTCGATGAATATTGTTGCGCTTTTTTCTGAAAAGGCTTACAATATGATTTGTGCATTTCTTGGTGCGAATTGGTATGCGGTAGTAGCTACAATTGCTTTAGGAGCACTTACAGTTGCTCATATCGTTTACGCATTTATTCTTACAGCACAAAATCGCAGCGCACGTGGTAACGAGCGTTATGCTGTAAACGGTTCAAGTCCTAAGGTAGAATGGGCATCAAAGAACATGTTGGTATTGGGAATTATTATTCTTTTGGGCTTGTTGCTCCACTTGTTCAACTTCTGGTACAACATGATGTTTGCTGAAATTGTGGGCTTTGAAGCCAAGTATGGGCCAACAGATGGCTATGCTTACATTGTGGAAACCTTTAAGAACCCGGTTTTCGTGGTGCTTTACATTGTTTGGCTTTGCGCTATCTGGTTCCATCTTTCACATGGTTTCTGGTCATCTATGCAAACTCTCGGTGTAAATGGCAAGATTTGGTTCAAGCGTTGGAAGATGATAGGCTTGGTTTACACCACACTTCTCATGTTAGGTTTCCTGATTGTAGTGCTTGCTTTCACATTTAGTTGTGCACCAAGTCTTCATAGTGCTTGTTGTTTAATTCAATAA
- the mnmG gene encoding tRNA uridine-5-carboxymethylaminomethyl(34) synthesis enzyme MnmG, which produces MTFKYDVLVIGGGHAGCEAATAAANIGAKVCLVTMDMNKIAQMSCNPAVGGIAKGQIVREIDALGGQMGLVTDATAIQFRMLNRSKGPAVWSPRAQCDREKFITEWKRILDKTDNLDIFQDQAEELIVKDGCAIGIRTIWGIELFARSVVITAGTFLNGLMHIGKRQVEGGRCAEPSVHNLTESITRWGIRKNRMKTGTPVRIDKRSIHFDEMEEQPGENDYHQFSFIGPCRPLPQLPCWLCNTNEEVHNILRKGIPDSPLFNGQIQSIGPRYCPSIETKLVTFAEKKSHPLFLEPEGVDTNEMYLNGFSSSMPWEIQLEALRKIPALRDAKIYRPGYAIEYDYFDPIQLKPTLESKIIKALFFAGQVNGTTGYEEAGGQGLVAGINAALLCVGNNTFTMKRDESYIGVLIDDLTTKGVDEPYRMFTSRAEYRILLRQDDADARLTEKAYKLGIATRKRYNWWVEKKSYIEKIINYCDETSIKPNEINGYLDSINSSAVQGSIKISGLIARPDISLYNLTKHLPRLKEVLESFPNRKDEITEAAEIKMKYKGYIERERTFAEKMRRLEDIKIKGHFDYSTIHDLSTECRQKLEHIQPETLAQASRIPGVSPSDINVLLVLMGR; this is translated from the coding sequence ATTACATTCAAATACGATGTATTAGTTATTGGTGGCGGTCATGCTGGTTGTGAAGCTGCAACGGCAGCAGCAAACATTGGTGCAAAGGTATGTTTGGTTACAATGGACATGAACAAAATTGCCCAAATGAGCTGCAATCCTGCTGTAGGAGGCATTGCAAAAGGGCAAATTGTGAGAGAAATTGACGCTTTAGGCGGACAAATGGGACTTGTTACTGACGCCACTGCTATACAGTTTCGCATGCTCAATCGATCAAAAGGACCTGCTGTTTGGAGTCCAAGAGCACAATGTGATAGAGAGAAATTCATAACAGAATGGAAAAGAATACTCGATAAAACCGATAATCTTGACATTTTCCAAGACCAAGCTGAAGAACTTATTGTAAAGGACGGATGCGCTATAGGAATACGTACAATTTGGGGAATTGAACTTTTCGCACGCTCGGTTGTAATAACAGCTGGGACATTTCTGAATGGTCTTATGCATATTGGTAAACGGCAGGTTGAAGGTGGACGATGCGCAGAACCATCTGTACACAACTTAACAGAAAGTATTACGCGCTGGGGAATTCGTAAGAACCGTATGAAGACTGGCACTCCTGTACGTATAGATAAACGGTCAATTCATTTTGATGAAATGGAAGAACAGCCTGGCGAAAACGATTATCACCAATTCTCATTCATAGGTCCATGCAGACCACTTCCACAATTACCATGTTGGTTATGTAACACAAATGAGGAAGTACACAATATATTACGAAAAGGAATACCCGACTCTCCCCTATTCAACGGACAAATCCAAAGTATCGGACCACGATATTGTCCATCAATAGAAACTAAACTTGTTACTTTCGCAGAGAAGAAATCACACCCACTGTTTCTTGAGCCAGAAGGCGTTGATACAAACGAAATGTATTTAAACGGATTTTCTTCTTCGATGCCGTGGGAAATCCAATTAGAAGCATTAAGAAAAATCCCTGCATTGCGAGATGCCAAAATCTATCGACCTGGATATGCTATTGAATATGATTATTTTGATCCAATACAATTGAAACCTACGTTGGAATCGAAGATTATTAAAGCACTATTCTTTGCCGGACAAGTGAATGGAACCACTGGTTACGAGGAAGCAGGAGGACAAGGATTGGTTGCTGGTATTAATGCAGCATTATTATGCGTAGGCAATAACACCTTTACGATGAAACGTGACGAAAGCTATATCGGCGTATTAATCGATGATTTAACAACAAAAGGAGTAGATGAACCCTACCGAATGTTTACTTCAAGGGCAGAATACAGAATATTACTTCGCCAAGATGATGCCGATGCGCGATTAACAGAGAAAGCCTATAAACTTGGCATAGCAACACGGAAACGTTATAATTGGTGGGTAGAAAAGAAAAGCTATATAGAGAAAATCATTAATTATTGCGATGAAACGTCGATTAAACCAAACGAAATTAATGGATATTTAGATAGTATCAATAGTTCTGCAGTACAAGGTTCGATTAAAATTTCTGGACTTATAGCACGCCCAGATATAAGTTTGTACAACTTAACAAAACATCTACCACGACTTAAAGAGGTCTTAGAATCATTCCCAAATCGTAAAGATGAGATTACAGAGGCAGCCGAAATAAAGATGAAATATAAAGGTTACATTGAGCGTGAACGTACTTTCGCAGAAAAGATGCGCCGCCTCGAAGATATTAAAATAAAAGGACACTTTGATTATAGCACTATACACGACCTTTCAACAGAGTGTCGTCAGAAGTTAGAACACATACAACCAGAGACCTTAGCACAGGCAAGCAGGATTCCAGGAGTAAGCCCAAGCGATATAAATGTCCTCTTAGTACTTATGGGAAGATAG